One window of Pyxicephalus adspersus chromosome 4, UCB_Pads_2.0, whole genome shotgun sequence genomic DNA carries:
- the TM4SF1 gene encoding transmembrane 4 L6 family member 1 produces the protein MCFSKCAKCMGYLLLSLAILCIVANILLFFPNGETQWSRENRLSRFVWYFHGIGGAGLVMLLPAFVFIGLEEEDCCGCCGHKTCGRSCAMLGSIVAALIGIAGAGYCLIISALALAEGPYCRTSTGWTYPFSNTNTHYLSDHSTWSQCIEPPKVVVWNVTLFSILLGLSGIQIILCIIQALNGLIGGICGACCCQERSQVINLHLLFC, from the exons ATGTGTTTTAGCAAATGTGCAAAATGCATGGGCTATTTGCTGCTAAGTTTAGCAATTTTGTGCATTGTGGCAAATATCCTACTATTCTTTCCTAATGGAGAAACACAATGGTCTAGAGAAAACCGCTTGTCCAGATTTGTGTGGTATTTCCATGGAATTGGAGGAGCTGGACTTGTT ATGTTGCTTCCAGCTTTCGTGTTCATTGGCCTGGAAGAGGAGGATTGCTGTGGGTGTTGTGGCCATAAAACCTGTGGTAGAAGCTGTGCA ATGTTGGGATCTATTGTGGCTGCACTGATAGGTATTGCTGGTGCTGGATATTGCCTCATCATTTCTGCATTGGCCTTAGCAGAAGGACCATATTGTCGGACAAGTACCGGATGGACCTATCCTTTTTCAAATACTAATACACA CTATCTGAGTGATCACTCTACATGGTCCCAGTGTATTGAACCTCCTAAGGTTGTAGTGTGGAACGTCACCCTTTTCTCTATCCTACTGGGCCTGTCTGGAATCCAGATCATTTTATGTATAATTCAGGCCCTCAATGGTTTAATTGGTGGAATTTGTGGTGCTTGCTGTTGCCAAGAGAGGTCCCAGGTAATAAACTTAcaccttttattttgttaa